In Halobaculum magnesiiphilum, the following proteins share a genomic window:
- a CDS encoding phospholipase D-like domain-containing protein, whose product MTGADPPHELSDGTPLVSDWTPVRIIESPERLGHIRDALATYGDDGTQLPPSSSPDDGSSDPTVVEIDLSGLNERLEQHTSADRLLSAQEFTTLVTSLIDGDAAVEYDTGASSYARYTFAVDLHLAQSYFDQWIAAATNKAVDAARQPEPTESSLVATLPPDADPVARQAVDRTDLQLQTLLNRADDIARIAAPYFDPDERVFEAIVALPERGVETRVLTREVRPAHGDPDTRAAIDRLRENMSASARDLFEVRDLYEKGPGGQEEAIHAKAVIVDGSRCYLGSANLIQTALTSNFELGVLMEGPAVEDVVKVFDAMFRRAVPV is encoded by the coding sequence ATGACAGGTGCAGATCCGCCGCACGAACTCTCTGATGGGACTCCCCTCGTCTCTGACTGGACACCCGTCCGCATCATCGAATCTCCCGAACGGCTCGGCCATATCAGGGACGCACTCGCAACTTACGGGGACGATGGCACCCAACTCCCGCCCTCATCGTCGCCGGACGACGGAAGCAGCGACCCGACGGTGGTCGAAATCGACTTATCCGGATTAAACGAACGCTTGGAGCAGCACACATCGGCTGACCGCCTGCTCTCCGCCCAGGAGTTCACGACATTGGTAACATCGCTGATCGATGGCGACGCCGCTGTCGAATACGATACCGGAGCAAGCAGCTATGCCCGCTACACGTTCGCCGTCGACCTCCACCTCGCACAGTCCTACTTCGACCAGTGGATAGCCGCAGCCACGAACAAGGCCGTCGACGCAGCCCGGCAGCCGGAGCCTACCGAATCGTCGCTGGTCGCGACGCTCCCTCCAGACGCTGATCCGGTCGCTCGCCAAGCCGTTGATCGGACCGACCTGCAACTCCAGACACTGCTGAACCGTGCGGACGATATCGCCCGTATCGCCGCTCCATACTTCGACCCTGACGAACGGGTATTCGAGGCCATCGTCGCACTGCCCGAACGAGGCGTCGAGACCCGTGTCCTGACGCGGGAAGTACGACCGGCACACGGAGACCCTGATACACGGGCCGCTATCGACCGGCTACGTGAGAACATGTCCGCCTCGGCACGAGACCTGTTTGAGGTCCGTGACCTGTACGAGAAGGGTCCCGGCGGCCAGGAAGAAGCGATCCACGCCAAGGCCGTGATCGTCGACGGGAGTCGATGCTACCTCGGCTCCGCTAACCTCATCCAGACCGCGCTTACCTCGAACTTCGAGCTGGGCGTCCTCATGGAAGGACCCGCGGTAGAAGACGTCGTGAAGGTTTTCGACGCCATGTTCCGGCGTGCTGTCCCCGTATGA
- a CDS encoding tetratricopeptide repeat protein, translating to MIGLEPVVTGLIANALYDELTGRAEENKRKVVRRPEVVEDIGSAYLQTLKTNLESTIGEGADVDLQAVHRELDEDYDDVYEQLVMASNEEKIREALVDAILKSVSPGGKEYQLDRSAIEDAVEYSLDTGFRAFVQSIDQAGLTEEVELELDVEILKRVTKISRGVEATERRHQNEHFTIQEEPDTVTEADSATLIGVPEPSAEFVQLPSLVDVEYETSRIVVGKKGAGKSRTLAYLISEVCERAAVDYLVNLEDSFRVDDIEDILIKGLDGTVLLVCDDVHRLEGPRNIHPFRRLVKRLQTEMQSDSRLIALCGVRSKRVDSLPHIKRLNDDPVWGEFEKTRLKSLDPESVKAILQSTLEALDRDSSPSTIEALTRAVLAIDPTPLYTVTIAQQFGSGSVDAETDFEELLPKDISTAWKDDYQVLFEESPKMVSLLRTLKVFDRLYLPTIEDLVREVFRGAFDASFIEFERALSMLIQRHWVEYRELEYSDGIKKRLVTHQAQLESIPRVPKSVIVNLTDHLHGWEPTSLDIEDEGMARIHTRAFKYSRLHPEIDHSELEKHVEEAIKLAPDDPAVQTCAAVFYAEIGRRDRALEWVTKAADAKPDHPVLNYNCGNFLNKICEPKRAEQYLQRAVNEEPENPVFLHSLGAALVGSGRVEEGLERLQHARDQGSFTFGEIFFSIGDAHNILGNYDRSVENSCESIDIFEETQQWINLSNAYSLLAIAHFNHEAYEDCVDATEKGYELTERILDGELSDTPIRNDETLDPEQIQRELVILQSRALVQM from the coding sequence ATGATTGGGTTGGAGCCGGTGGTCACCGGCCTGATTGCTAACGCGCTGTACGACGAGCTCACTGGGAGAGCCGAAGAGAACAAACGCAAAGTCGTCCGACGTCCAGAGGTTGTGGAAGATATCGGTTCAGCATATCTTCAGACCCTGAAGACGAACCTTGAGAGCACCATCGGGGAAGGTGCTGACGTAGATCTCCAGGCGGTACATCGAGAACTTGACGAGGACTACGACGACGTCTACGAACAGCTCGTGATGGCATCGAATGAGGAAAAAATCCGCGAAGCCCTTGTGGATGCCATTCTGAAGTCCGTCTCACCCGGAGGAAAGGAGTATCAGTTGGACCGCTCCGCTATTGAAGACGCCGTGGAATACTCGTTGGATACCGGTTTCCGAGCATTCGTCCAAAGCATTGATCAAGCAGGGCTGACAGAGGAGGTCGAGTTAGAACTTGATGTGGAGATTCTGAAGCGCGTAACTAAGATTTCACGAGGGGTTGAGGCGACAGAGCGGCGACACCAGAACGAACACTTCACCATTCAAGAAGAGCCTGACACGGTGACAGAGGCAGATAGCGCTACACTGATTGGAGTCCCAGAGCCGTCCGCCGAATTTGTCCAGCTTCCCTCATTGGTGGACGTAGAATATGAGACGAGTCGGATTGTTGTCGGGAAGAAAGGTGCGGGCAAGTCACGGACACTCGCGTATTTGATTAGCGAAGTCTGCGAGCGGGCCGCAGTGGACTATTTGGTAAACTTAGAGGACTCGTTCAGAGTTGACGACATTGAGGACATCTTAATCAAAGGGCTTGATGGCACCGTGTTATTGGTTTGTGACGACGTACATCGTCTTGAAGGACCGAGAAACATCCATCCATTTCGTCGACTTGTTAAGCGTCTCCAAACGGAGATGCAAAGCGATAGCCGTCTTATTGCCCTGTGTGGAGTACGTTCAAAGAGAGTTGACTCGTTACCTCACATAAAGCGGTTAAATGACGATCCAGTATGGGGTGAGTTCGAGAAAACTCGTCTCAAGTCGCTTGATCCAGAGTCTGTCAAAGCAATTCTACAATCTACTCTGGAGGCGTTGGATAGAGATTCCTCACCGTCCACTATTGAGGCTCTGACCCGGGCGGTACTGGCGATTGATCCGACTCCTTTGTACACTGTCACCATCGCTCAACAGTTCGGCTCCGGTAGTGTAGACGCGGAGACGGATTTTGAAGAACTCCTGCCAAAGGATATCAGCACAGCATGGAAAGACGACTATCAGGTCCTCTTTGAAGAGTCTCCAAAGATGGTAAGTCTTCTTCGAACCCTCAAAGTCTTCGACCGTCTCTATCTGCCAACTATCGAGGATCTTGTTAGAGAAGTCTTCCGGGGTGCATTCGACGCGTCCTTCATTGAATTCGAAAGAGCACTATCGATGTTGATCCAGAGACACTGGGTCGAATATCGTGAATTAGAATATTCCGATGGCATAAAAAAGCGACTCGTCACGCATCAAGCCCAATTAGAGAGTATTCCGAGGGTTCCGAAATCTGTGATTGTCAACCTGACCGACCATCTGCATGGGTGGGAACCGACCAGTCTTGATATAGAAGACGAGGGAATGGCTCGAATCCACACTCGTGCATTCAAGTACAGCCGTCTACACCCGGAAATCGACCACTCTGAGTTGGAGAAGCACGTTGAGGAAGCAATTAAACTGGCGCCCGATGATCCAGCTGTACAGACTTGTGCTGCTGTCTTCTATGCAGAAATCGGGCGAAGAGATCGTGCGTTAGAATGGGTCACAAAAGCGGCAGACGCGAAACCGGACCACCCAGTGTTAAATTATAACTGCGGAAATTTTCTAAACAAGATCTGCGAACCCAAGCGCGCAGAGCAGTATTTACAAAGAGCTGTTAATGAAGAACCAGAAAATCCAGTATTTTTACATTCACTTGGAGCAGCGCTTGTAGGAAGCGGCAGAGTTGAGGAAGGACTTGAACGCTTACAGCACGCACGGGATCAAGGATCGTTTACTTTTGGTGAGATTTTCTTCTCGATCGGCGATGCTCACAATATCCTCGGAAATTATGATCGGTCCGTGGAAAATTCATGTGAGTCTATCGATATCTTCGAAGAAACTCAACAGTGGATCAATTTGTCCAATGCGTATAGCCTCCTCGCGATTGCACACTTTAACCATGAAGCATACGAAGACTGCGTAGATGCCACTGAGAAGGGTTACGAATTGACGGAACGGATCCTTGATGGTGAACTCTCGGACACTCCTATTCGAAACGACGAGACACTAGATCCAGAACAGATACAACGAGAGCTCGTAATCCTGCAGTCCAGAGCGCTTGTCCAGATGTAG